The Deltaproteobacteria bacterium genome segment CCAATGATAAAAATGGATGGTCCGGTCAGAATTACACCTCATGGAGAAACCCTCGAATGGATCAACTAATTAATGAGATGGATACCGAAATGGATTCTAAAAAACGTTTAGAAAAAGCGTGGGAGATGCAAAAAATCTACACTGAAGATTTACCTACAATCCCTTTATATTACCGTGCTGATACGGCCGTTATTCCCAAAAATTTAAAAAATTTCAAATTAACAGGTCACCAGTTTCATGAAACCAATGATATTGAAAAATGGACTTTGGAGTAATCCGTGACGACATATATTTTAAGAAGATTAGTTCAAACTTTGGTCGTCATTATTTTACTTTCTTATGTTTGCTTTTACTTAATGACTTTAATGCCTGGGGATCCCGTTGAATTGATGATTCAATCCAATCCAAAAATCACCTCGGAAGATATCGCTAGGTTGCGAAATCTTTATGGACTGGATCAACCAGCTTATCAAAGATATTTTAATTGGGTTAAGACTATCGCAGCTGGAGACCTTGGGTACAGCCGCACTTACCGTGTTCCAGTGGAAGAGCTCATGGGTCCCCGCCTTTGGAATACCTTTTATCTTTCTTTTCTTTCCTTGGCCTTATCAATTCTGATTGCTATTCCCATGGGGATTTATTCGGCGCTGAAGCCTGGAAGTAAATTAGATTATGTGGTCAATTTCTTTTCCTTTGGAGGGATTTCTATTCCTTCCTTCTGGTTAGGGCTTATGCTGATCATTATCTTTGCTGTTCAATTGGGTGTCTTGCCAGCTGGCGGAACTGAAACCATTGGTGCCGATACCTCGAATCTGTGGGCGGTTCTTAAGGACCGCATGTTTTACTTGATTTTACCAACTCTTTCCTTAAGCGTGCAGCAGATTGGTGGCTTTGTTCGTTTTGTTAGGTCCTCCATGATGGAGGCCATGAGGAATGACTTTATCAGAACCGCTAAGGCCAAGGGTCTAGAGAGAGGCATTGTGATTTGGCGCCATGGCTTTCGCAACGCCCTCATTCCTTTAATTACGATTATTGCCTTAAGTTTTTCTGGCTTGTTTTCTGGAGCTATTTTAACTGAGACTGTGTTTGCCTATCAAGGCGTTGGTAAACTTGTTTACGATTCTATTATGGCTAATGATTATAACGTTGCTATGATCTCCTTTATCATATCGGTGAGCATGGTATTATTAATGAATTTACTGGCGGATATACTATATGGATTTGCAGACCCAAGAATTTCCTACACCTAAAGGCAATAAGGACCCTCAAATGAAAAACTCACAAAGTGTTCTTACTGACAAAGAAAAACAGGAGCTCGAATCAGCCCTCCCCATGTGGAAAATTGTTTACCGCCAATTTCGCGAACACCGAATGGCTTACTTTTGTACCTGGGTGATTTTAGCCATTTTAGCCATTGCCTTAAGTGCCGATCTGATTGCCATGGCCATGGATCAAGATCAAAATCGACAAAATGTTTCAGCTCGGTACTTAAAGCCTTTTTCCAGGGCCGAAGCCACTTCGGACACCAAGGAAAATGCCGTCGAGAAATATATTTCTAAGTATCCTGAAGAAGCGCGAAAGCTCGCCGTGAATTTAAAGGAACAAAAAATCTTTGGTGTCGAGGCGACTCCTGCTCCTGCCGAAAATCCAACCGAGAATTCAGCTGTGAGTTCTTCTGGAAATTTAGCGCCTAATTTAGCTGCTAATTTGGCTACTAATTTGCCTCCAGAAGAGCTTCTCTATAGCCTTGTGAGCAAAGATAAAATGGAAATCAAAAGTCTATTGTCTCAATTGAAAAACACCCCCCATATGGAATTTCAGAAAATGATTTCTGGGTTTTCAAGTTATCATCTTTTTGGTACCGATGAAGTGGGTCGAGATATTTTTATTCGTTTGATTTATGGCGCCAGGGTTTCCATTGGAGTCGGTATTATGGTCGCTTTCTCAAGCGCCCTTTTGGGACTCCTTATTGGCAGTATCTCTGGGTACTATGGTGGCAAGGTGGATATGTTTTTAATGCGCCTAACAGACGCACTGCTGTCTTTACCCACCATTCCTATTTTGATTATTTTCTC includes the following:
- a CDS encoding ABC transporter permease, with amino-acid sequence MTTYILRRLVQTLVVIILLSYVCFYLMTLMPGDPVELMIQSNPKITSEDIARLRNLYGLDQPAYQRYFNWVKTIAAGDLGYSRTYRVPVEELMGPRLWNTFYLSFLSLALSILIAIPMGIYSALKPGSKLDYVVNFFSFGGISIPSFWLGLMLIIIFAVQLGVLPAGGTETIGADTSNLWAVLKDRMFYLILPTLSLSVQQIGGFVRFVRSSMMEAMRNDFIRTAKAKGLERGIVIWRHGFRNALIPLITIIALSFSGLFSGAILTETVFAYQGVGKLVYDSIMANDYNVAMISFIISVSMVLLMNLLADILYGFADPRISYT
- a CDS encoding ABC transporter permease; this translates as MAMDQDQNRQNVSARYLKPFSRAEATSDTKENAVEKYISKYPEEARKLAVNLKEQKIFGVEATPAPAENPTENSAVSSSGNLAPNLAANLATNLPPEELLYSLVSKDKMEIKSLLSQLKNTPHMEFQKMISGFSSYHLFGTDEVGRDIFIRLIYGARVSIGVGIMVAFSSALLGLLIGSISGYYGGKVDMFLMRLTDALLSLPTIPILIIFSAVDLQKIPYIKGLFNPSYESIFKMFVIMCLFSWMTVARLVRGSILTLKEREFVLAAKTLGASDKTIILRHMFPNVIAPMLVAITLGIGSSIIYESALSFLGLGIMPPTPSWGNMLNNAQEVIYKNVWLTILPGLFIFITTVSFNFIGDGLQDAVDPKAIKR